A section of the Pseudomonas fluorescens genome encodes:
- a CDS encoding aldehyde dehydrogenase family protein, with the protein MRYAHPGTEGAIVSFKAKYGNYIGGEFVAPVDGNYFTNTSPVNGKPIADFPRSTAKDIDKALDAAHAAADAWGKTSAQDRSRVLLKIADRIEQNLELLAITETWDNGKAVRETLNADIPLAADHFRYFAGCIRAQEGSSAEINEHTAAYHFHEPLGVVGQIIPWNFPLLMAAWKLAPALAAGNCVVLKPAEQTPLGINVLMEVIGDLLPPGVLNVVHGFGKEAGEALATSKRIAKIAFTGSTPVGSHIMHCAAENIIPSTVELGGKSPNIFFADIMKAEPQFIEKAAEGLVLAFFNQGEVCTCPSRALVEESIYDDFMKVVMKKVESIKRGDPLDTDTMVGAQASEQQFDKILSYLEIAKGEGAELLTGGKVEKLSGDLASGYYIQPTLLKGTNKMRVFQEEIFGPVVSITTFKDEAEALAIANDTEFGLGAGLWTRDINRAYRMGRAIKAGRVWTNCYHLYPAHAAFGGYKKSGVGRETHKMMLDHYQQTKNLLVSYDINPLGFF; encoded by the coding sequence ATGCGTTACGCACACCCCGGTACTGAAGGCGCTATCGTTTCGTTCAAGGCCAAGTACGGCAACTACATCGGTGGCGAATTTGTTGCTCCGGTCGATGGCAACTATTTCACCAATACTTCACCGGTGAACGGCAAACCCATCGCCGACTTCCCGCGCTCCACGGCCAAGGATATCGACAAGGCGCTGGACGCCGCCCACGCCGCCGCTGACGCCTGGGGCAAGACCTCGGCCCAGGACCGCTCGCGGGTGCTGCTCAAGATTGCCGACCGCATCGAACAGAACCTGGAACTGCTGGCCATTACCGAAACCTGGGACAACGGCAAGGCAGTGCGCGAAACCCTCAACGCCGACATCCCCCTGGCCGCTGACCACTTCCGCTACTTCGCCGGGTGCATCCGCGCCCAGGAAGGCAGCAGCGCCGAGATCAACGAACACACCGCCGCTTATCACTTCCACGAACCCCTGGGCGTGGTCGGGCAGATCATCCCGTGGAACTTCCCGCTGCTGATGGCCGCCTGGAAACTCGCACCGGCCCTGGCCGCCGGTAACTGCGTGGTGCTCAAGCCCGCCGAGCAGACCCCACTGGGCATCAACGTGCTGATGGAAGTGATCGGCGACCTGCTGCCACCTGGCGTGTTGAACGTGGTCCACGGTTTCGGCAAGGAGGCAGGCGAAGCCCTGGCCACCAGCAAGCGCATCGCCAAGATCGCCTTCACCGGCTCCACCCCGGTGGGCTCGCACATCATGCATTGCGCGGCCGAGAACATTATTCCGTCCACTGTCGAGCTGGGCGGCAAGTCGCCGAACATCTTCTTCGCCGACATCATGAAAGCCGAACCGCAATTTATCGAAAAGGCCGCTGAAGGCCTGGTACTGGCATTCTTCAACCAGGGCGAAGTGTGCACCTGCCCATCCCGTGCGCTGGTGGAAGAGTCGATCTACGACGACTTCATGAAAGTGGTGATGAAAAAAGTCGAGTCGATCAAACGTGGCGATCCGCTGGACACCGACACCATGGTCGGCGCCCAGGCGTCCGAGCAACAGTTCGACAAGATCCTGTCGTACCTGGAAATCGCCAAGGGCGAAGGCGCCGAGCTGCTGACCGGCGGCAAGGTGGAGAAACTGTCCGGTGACCTGGCCAGCGGCTATTACATCCAGCCGACCCTGCTCAAGGGCACCAACAAGATGCGCGTGTTCCAGGAAGAAATCTTTGGCCCGGTAGTGAGCATCACCACCTTCAAGGATGAAGCCGAAGCCCTGGCGATTGCCAACGATACCGAATTTGGCCTGGGCGCAGGCTTGTGGACCCGTGATATCAACCGTGCGTACCGCATGGGCCGGGCGATCAAGGCCGGGCGTGTGTGGACCAACTGCTATCACCTCTACCCGGCACATGCGGCGTTTGGTGGCTACAAGAAGTCTGGCGTGGGTCGCGAGACACACAAGATGATGCTGGATCACTATCAGCAGACCAAGAACCTGCTGGTGAGCTACGACATCAATCCATTGGGCTTCTTCTAA
- the eat gene encoding ethanolamine permease, whose amino-acid sequence MPSEPTSSSVDFEKVGSEYFQQRELKKGAAGWVLLVGLGVAYVISGDYAGWNFGLAQGGWGGMFLATLLMATMYLCMCFSLAELSSMIPTAGGGYGFARSAFGPWGGFLTGTAILIEYAIAPAAIAVFIGAYCESLFGIGGWMIYLAFYIIFIGIHIFGVGEALKLMFVITAVAAIALGVFLVAMVPHFNVANLLDIPVTEAKGASSFLPFGYVGVWAAIPYAIWFFLAVEGVPLAAEETKNPKRDLPRGLIGAIVVLTSFALLILVIAPGGAGTLALVKSGNPLVESLALAYGGSTWMGSFVNLVGLAGLIASFFSIIYAYSRQIFALSRAGYLPRKLSQTNKSKAPVLALVIPGIIGFGLSLTGQGDLLILVAVFGATISYVLMMAAHITLRIRRPKMERPYRTPGGIFTSGLALILACIAVVAGFLVDPRVVIGAAIIYGVLIAYFAFYSRHHLVAGTPEEEFAAIQAAEAALH is encoded by the coding sequence ATGCCTAGCGAACCCACCAGTTCCTCGGTCGACTTCGAAAAAGTCGGCTCCGAATACTTCCAACAACGCGAACTGAAAAAAGGCGCAGCCGGCTGGGTACTCCTGGTCGGCCTCGGTGTTGCCTATGTGATTTCCGGCGACTACGCCGGCTGGAACTTCGGCCTGGCCCAAGGCGGCTGGGGCGGGATGTTCCTGGCCACATTGCTGATGGCAACCATGTACTTGTGCATGTGTTTTTCCCTCGCCGAACTGTCCTCCATGATCCCCACCGCCGGCGGCGGCTATGGCTTTGCCCGCAGCGCGTTCGGTCCTTGGGGCGGATTCCTCACCGGCACGGCGATCCTGATCGAATACGCCATCGCCCCCGCCGCCATCGCGGTGTTTATCGGCGCCTATTGCGAGTCGCTGTTCGGCATCGGCGGCTGGATGATCTACCTGGCGTTCTACATCATCTTTATCGGTATCCACATCTTTGGCGTCGGTGAAGCGCTGAAGCTGATGTTTGTGATCACCGCCGTCGCCGCGATTGCCCTGGGCGTGTTCCTGGTAGCGATGGTGCCGCACTTCAACGTCGCCAACCTGCTGGATATCCCGGTGACCGAGGCCAAGGGCGCCAGCAGTTTCCTGCCGTTTGGCTATGTCGGCGTCTGGGCGGCGATTCCTTATGCGATCTGGTTCTTTCTCGCCGTCGAAGGCGTGCCCCTGGCCGCCGAAGAAACCAAGAACCCCAAACGCGACCTGCCCCGTGGCCTGATTGGCGCGATCGTGGTCCTGACCAGTTTCGCCCTGCTGATCCTGGTGATAGCCCCCGGCGGCGCCGGCACCCTGGCACTGGTCAAGTCCGGTAACCCGCTGGTGGAGTCCCTGGCCCTGGCCTACGGCGGTTCGACCTGGATGGGCAGCTTCGTCAACCTCGTGGGCCTGGCCGGGTTGATCGCGAGTTTCTTCTCGATCATCTACGCCTACTCCCGGCAGATCTTCGCCCTCTCCCGCGCCGGCTACCTGCCGCGCAAACTGTCGCAAACCAATAAAAGCAAGGCACCGGTGCTGGCCCTGGTCATCCCCGGGATCATCGGTTTTGGCCTGTCGCTGACCGGCCAGGGCGACTTGCTGATCCTGGTGGCTGTGTTTGGCGCGACCATTTCCTACGTGCTGATGATGGCCGCGCATATCACCCTGCGCATCCGTCGCCCCAAAATGGAGCGGCCATACCGCACGCCGGGCGGCATATTCACTTCGGGCCTGGCCCTGATACTGGCCTGCATCGCCGTGGTGGCCGGCTTCCTGGTGGATCCACGGGTGGTGATTGGCGCGGCGATCATCTATGGAGTATTAATTGCTTACTTTGCTTTCTACAGTCGGCATCACTTGGTAGCAGGCACGCCGGAAGAAGAATTCGCGGCAATCCAGGCCGCAGAGGCCGCCTTGCACTAA
- a CDS encoding ethanolamine ammonia-lyase subunit EutB has translation MASFSHSVGALTYRFDSLKDVMAKASPARSGDFLAGVAAQNDGERVAAQMALANIPLKHFLEEALIPYESDEVTRLIIDTHDQQAFAVVSHLTVGGLRDWLLSDAADEHSLHALAPGLTPEMAAAVSKIMRVQDLVLVAQKIRVVTRFRGTMGLRGRLSTRLQPNHPTDEPAGIAASILDGLLYGNGDAMIGINPATDSIASICAMLEMLDAIIQRYEIPTQACVLTHVTTSIEAINRGVPLDLVFQSIAGTEAANASFGINLSVLQEGYDAGLSLNRGTLGQNLMYFETGQGSALSANAHFGIDQQTCETRAYAVARHFKPFLVNTVVGFIGPEYLYNGKQIIRAGLEDHFCGKLLGVPMGCDICYTNHAEADQDDMDTLLTLLGVAGINFIMGIPGSDDIMLNYQTTSFHDALYARQTLGLKPAPEFEQWLAKMGIFTQADGKVQFGNNLPPAFRHALAQLG, from the coding sequence ATGGCAAGTTTTTCCCACTCGGTCGGTGCACTGACCTACCGTTTCGATAGCCTCAAGGACGTGATGGCCAAGGCCAGCCCCGCCCGCTCCGGGGACTTTCTCGCCGGCGTCGCCGCACAGAACGATGGCGAACGTGTTGCGGCGCAGATGGCCCTGGCCAATATCCCGTTGAAGCACTTCCTTGAAGAGGCATTGATCCCTTACGAAAGCGATGAAGTCACCCGGCTGATTATCGACACCCATGACCAACAGGCCTTTGCCGTGGTCAGTCACCTGACCGTCGGCGGCCTGCGCGACTGGCTGCTCAGTGACGCAGCTGACGAACACAGCCTGCACGCCCTGGCGCCCGGGCTGACCCCGGAAATGGCCGCCGCCGTGTCGAAGATCATGCGCGTGCAGGACCTGGTGCTGGTGGCACAGAAGATCCGCGTCGTCACCCGGTTTCGCGGCACCATGGGGCTGCGCGGGCGCCTGTCCACCCGCCTGCAGCCCAACCACCCGACCGATGAACCGGCGGGTATCGCCGCGAGCATCCTCGATGGGCTGCTGTACGGCAACGGCGACGCCATGATCGGTATCAACCCGGCCACCGACAGCATCGCCTCGATCTGCGCCATGCTGGAAATGCTCGACGCAATCATCCAGCGCTACGAGATCCCGACCCAGGCCTGCGTGCTGACCCACGTGACCACTTCCATCGAAGCCATCAACCGTGGCGTCCCCCTGGACCTGGTGTTCCAGTCGATTGCCGGCACCGAAGCGGCCAACGCCAGCTTCGGGATCAACCTGAGTGTGTTGCAGGAGGGCTACGACGCGGGCTTGAGCCTCAATCGCGGGACCCTGGGGCAAAACCTGATGTATTTCGAAACCGGCCAGGGCAGCGCTCTGTCGGCCAACGCGCACTTTGGCATCGACCAGCAAACCTGCGAAACCCGCGCCTATGCGGTGGCCCGGCATTTCAAGCCGTTTCTGGTCAATACCGTGGTCGGCTTTATCGGCCCCGAGTACCTCTACAACGGCAAACAGATCATCCGCGCCGGCCTCGAAGACCACTTCTGCGGCAAGCTGCTGGGTGTGCCCATGGGTTGCGACATCTGCTACACCAACCACGCCGAAGCCGACCAGGATGATATGGACACCCTGCTGACCCTGCTGGGCGTGGCCGGGATCAATTTCATCATGGGCATCCCCGGCTCCGACGACATCATGCTCAACTACCAGACCACCTCCTTTCATGACGCGCTCTACGCCCGGCAAACCCTGGGGTTGAAGCCCGCGCCGGAATTTGAACAGTGGCTGGCGAAGATGGGCATCTTCACGCAAGCCGATGGCAAGGTGCAGTTTGGCAACAACCTGCCACCGGCCTTCCGCCACGCCTTGGCGCAATTGGGATGA
- the eutC gene encoding ethanolamine ammonia-lyase subunit EutC, translated as MKEPPVQIDTPQSDNPWLELRRLTPARIALGRTGTSIPTGAQLDFQFAHAQARDAVHLAFDHAGLSTQMAERGRDSLLLHSAAPDRHSYLQRPDLGRRLSDESAQTLRDYAMANPGGVDLAVVVADGLSALAVHKHTVPFLTRMEEQTHAEGWSLSPVILVEQGRVAVADEIGQLLGAKMVVILIGERPGLSSPDSLGLYFTYNPKVGLTDAYRNCISNVRLEGLSYGMAAHRLLYLMREACRRQLSGVNLKDEAQVQTLETDDPDLMKGNFLLSPPKE; from the coding sequence ATGAAGGAGCCTCCAGTGCAGATCGACACACCTCAAAGCGACAACCCGTGGCTGGAACTGCGGCGCCTGACCCCAGCGCGGATTGCCTTGGGCCGCACCGGCACCAGCATTCCCACGGGAGCGCAACTGGACTTCCAGTTCGCCCACGCCCAGGCTCGGGACGCGGTCCACCTGGCGTTCGACCATGCCGGGCTGAGCACCCAGATGGCCGAGCGCGGCCGCGACAGCCTGTTGCTGCACAGCGCCGCGCCCGACCGCCACAGCTACCTGCAACGCCCGGACCTGGGGCGGCGCCTGAGCGATGAGTCGGCACAGACCCTGCGCGACTACGCCATGGCCAACCCTGGCGGGGTGGACCTGGCGGTGGTGGTGGCCGACGGTTTATCGGCGTTGGCGGTGCATAAACACACCGTGCCGTTTCTGACCCGCATGGAAGAACAGACCCACGCCGAAGGCTGGTCGCTGTCACCGGTGATTCTGGTGGAGCAAGGCCGGGTGGCAGTCGCCGATGAAATCGGCCAGTTGCTCGGCGCCAAAATGGTGGTGATCCTGATCGGCGAACGGCCGGGGCTCAGTTCGCCGGACAGCCTGGGGCTGTATTTCACCTACAACCCCAAGGTGGGCCTTACCGACGCTTACCGCAACTGCATTTCCAATGTGCGCCTGGAGGGCTTGAGCTACGGCATGGCAGCACACCGCTTGTTGTACCTGATGCGTGAGGCCTGCCGGCGACAGCTGTCGGGGGTCAACCTTAAGGATGAGGCACAGGTTCAGACGCTGGAAACGGATGATCCGGACTTGATGAAAGGTAACTTCCTGCTCAGCCCGCCAAAGGAGTGA
- a CDS encoding GNAT family N-acetyltransferase: protein MRITQATLEHLDLLTPLFVKYREFYGALPFPDSSRAFLEKRLRRKESVIYLALADDDDKKLMGFCQLYPSFSSLSLKRVWILNDIYVAEDARRQLVADNLMRTAKKMAKETNAVRLRVSTSSDNAVAQKTYESIGFREDTEFKNYTLPISED from the coding sequence ATGCGGATCACTCAAGCGACTCTGGAACACCTGGACCTGTTGACCCCATTATTCGTCAAATACCGCGAGTTCTATGGCGCACTGCCCTTTCCGGACTCATCCCGGGCCTTTCTGGAAAAGCGCCTGCGGCGCAAGGAATCGGTGATCTACCTGGCCCTGGCGGATGATGACGACAAAAAATTAATGGGCTTTTGCCAGCTCTATCCGAGTTTTTCCTCGCTGTCGTTGAAACGGGTGTGGATCCTCAATGACATCTACGTCGCCGAAGACGCCCGACGTCAACTGGTAGCGGACAACCTGATGCGCACCGCGAAAAAGATGGCCAAGGAAACCAATGCCGTGCGATTGCGCGTGTCGACCAGCAGCGACAACGCCGTGGCACAGAAGACTTATGAGTCCATAGGCTTTCGTGAAGACACCGAGTTCAAGAACTACACGCTGCCGATCAGTGAAGACTAA
- a CDS encoding DedA family protein: MDFNPLDLILHLDVYLDLLVTNYGPWIYAILFLVIFCETGLVVMPFLPGDSLLFIAGAVAAGGGMDPVLLGGLLMLAAILGDSTNYVIGRTAGERLFSNPNSKIFRRDYLQKTHDFYDKHGGKTVTLARFLPILRTFAPFVAGVAKMPYPRFFGFSVLGTILWVGGLVTLGYFFGNVPFIKKNLSLLVVFIILLSLVPMIIGVARSRFGRTSSEAKPH; this comes from the coding sequence ATGGATTTCAACCCGCTCGACCTTATCCTGCATCTCGACGTGTATCTCGACCTGCTGGTAACCAATTACGGTCCGTGGATCTACGCCATCCTGTTCCTGGTGATTTTTTGCGAAACCGGCCTGGTGGTCATGCCATTTTTGCCCGGCGACTCTCTGCTGTTTATTGCCGGCGCGGTAGCCGCAGGTGGCGGCATGGACCCGGTCCTGCTTGGTGGCCTGCTGATGCTGGCGGCGATCCTCGGTGACAGCACCAATTACGTGATCGGCCGAACCGCCGGGGAACGCTTGTTCAGCAACCCCAACTCGAAGATCTTCCGCCGCGACTACCTGCAAAAGACCCACGACTTCTACGACAAGCACGGCGGCAAAACCGTAACCCTGGCGCGCTTCCTGCCGATCCTGCGCACCTTCGCGCCATTCGTCGCCGGCGTCGCCAAAATGCCATACCCGCGCTTCTTCGGCTTCAGCGTGCTGGGCACCATCCTCTGGGTCGGCGGCCTGGTCACCCTCGGCTACTTCTTCGGTAACGTACCGTTCATCAAGAAAAACCTGTCGCTGCTGGTGGTGTTCATCATCCTGCTGTCGCTGGTGCCGATGATCATTGGTGTGGCCCGCAGCCGCTTCGGTCGCACATCATCCGAAGCCAAGCCGCACTGA
- a CDS encoding zinc-dependent peptidase has translation MWSLSAWRRRRILARHPVADDTWQRVRHHLTFLDGISTEQDQWLREASVLFLAEKHLTALPGVELHQEQRLLLAAQAQLPLMNLGALDWYQGFHEIILYPDDFRSPQRHRDASGVEHEWDGEHSGEAWQQGPVILAWPGVLASGNWEGYNLVIHELAHKLDMLNGDANGLPPLHNDMRVQAWASVMQSAYDDLNRQLDHNPDAETAIDPYAAENPAEFFAVTSEYFFSAPDLLIGSYPQVYEQLSHFYRQDPLARLKHLQASDPRYQTED, from the coding sequence GTGTGGTCCCTCAGCGCCTGGCGTCGCCGGCGTATCCTGGCCAGACATCCCGTTGCCGATGACACTTGGCAGCGGGTACGCCATCACCTGACCTTCCTCGACGGCATCAGCACCGAGCAGGATCAATGGTTGCGTGAAGCCAGCGTGCTGTTCCTCGCCGAAAAACACCTCACGGCCCTGCCCGGCGTCGAACTGCATCAGGAACAACGCCTGCTGCTCGCTGCCCAGGCCCAGCTGCCACTGATGAACCTGGGCGCGCTGGATTGGTATCAGGGCTTCCACGAAATCATCCTCTACCCCGATGACTTTCGCAGCCCCCAGCGCCATCGCGACGCCAGCGGCGTGGAACATGAATGGGATGGCGAACACAGTGGCGAAGCCTGGCAACAAGGCCCGGTGATACTCGCCTGGCCGGGCGTACTGGCCAGTGGCAATTGGGAAGGCTACAACCTGGTCATCCATGAACTGGCGCACAAGCTCGACATGCTCAATGGCGACGCCAACGGTCTGCCACCGCTGCACAACGATATGCGCGTACAAGCGTGGGCCAGCGTGATGCAGAGCGCTTATGACGACCTCAACCGCCAGCTCGACCACAACCCCGACGCCGAAACCGCCATCGACCCTTACGCGGCAGAAAACCCGGCGGAATTTTTTGCGGTCACCAGCGAATATTTTTTCAGCGCCCCGGATTTGCTCATCGGCAGTTATCCACAGGTCTACGAGCAACTGAGCCACTTTTACCGCCAGGATCCACTGGCCCGCCTGAAACATCTGCAAGCCAGCGACCCACGCTATCAGACTGAAGACTAA
- the ppa gene encoding inorganic diphosphatase, whose translation MSYSKIPAGKDLPNDIYVAIEIPANHAPIKYEIDKDSDCLFVDRFMATPMFYPANYGFIPNTLADDGDPLDVLVVTPYPVTPGSVIRARPVGILNMTDDGGGDAKVIAVPHDKLSQLYVDVKEYTDLPPLLLEQIKHFFENYKDLEKGKWVKIDGWGNADAARAEIMKSVAAYKG comes from the coding sequence ATGAGCTACAGCAAGATTCCGGCTGGCAAAGACCTGCCGAACGACATCTACGTCGCCATCGAGATTCCGGCCAACCACGCGCCGATCAAATACGAAATCGACAAAGACAGCGACTGCCTGTTCGTTGACCGTTTCATGGCCACCCCGATGTTCTACCCGGCCAACTACGGTTTCATCCCCAACACCCTGGCTGACGACGGTGACCCCCTCGACGTGCTGGTCGTGACCCCTTACCCGGTCACCCCAGGCTCGGTCATCCGCGCCCGCCCGGTGGGTATTCTGAACATGACCGACGACGGCGGCGGTGATGCCAAAGTTATCGCAGTGCCACACGACAAGCTGTCCCAGCTGTACGTCGACGTGAAGGAATACACCGACCTGCCACCGCTGTTGCTGGAGCAGATCAAGCACTTCTTCGAGAACTACAAAGACCTCGAAAAAGGCAAATGGGTGAAGATCGACGGCTGGGGTAACGCAGACGCCGCCCGCGCCGAGATCATGAAGTCGGTAGCCGCCTACAAAGGCTGA
- a CDS encoding LexA family transcriptional regulator — protein sequence MNTSGDRLRTLLREVHLSASDFAKNRDVTPQHVNNWFKRGVPMARLDEIAELLCVTSRWLRTGEGPKHPPTNYPLEGPNTGNNAAAREDCGHYRCGHNSGPEKIDVEIPLHASFNAQESLRLSLHTLEQLNVTAERALGAYMVGNSMIEIIQDGAILAIDRGRTQIIDGEIYALEHDGMLRIKYLYNRPGGGLRMRSHNGNEHPDELLTYDQRFEQNVQILGWVFWWSTLNNRRPPVPLDDHLIGYDSAKPDQTLEN from the coding sequence ATGAATACATCAGGTGATCGTTTAAGAACGTTACTTCGGGAAGTTCATCTTTCCGCTTCCGACTTCGCCAAGAATCGCGACGTCACGCCCCAGCACGTGAACAACTGGTTCAAGCGTGGCGTGCCCATGGCCCGGCTCGACGAAATAGCAGAACTGCTATGCGTCACCAGCCGCTGGCTGCGCACCGGCGAAGGCCCCAAACACCCGCCGACCAACTACCCACTGGAAGGCCCAAACACTGGAAACAACGCTGCCGCACGTGAAGACTGCGGCCACTACCGTTGCGGCCACAACAGCGGCCCCGAAAAAATCGACGTGGAGATCCCCCTCCACGCCTCCTTCAACGCCCAGGAAAGCCTACGCCTCTCCCTGCACACCCTGGAACAACTCAACGTCACCGCCGAACGCGCCTTGGGGGCCTATATGGTCGGCAACAGCATGATCGAGATCATCCAGGACGGCGCCATCCTGGCCATCGACCGCGGCCGCACCCAAATCATCGACGGCGAAATCTACGCCCTCGAACACGACGGAATGCTGCGTATCAAATACCTCTACAACCGCCCCGGCGGCGGCCTGCGCATGCGCAGCCACAACGGCAACGAACACCCAGACGAACTCCTGACCTACGACCAACGCTTTGAACAAAACGTCCAGATCCTGGGTTGGGTCTTCTGGTGGTCCACCCTCAACAACCGCCGCCCACCGGTCCCGCTGGATGACCATCTGATCGGCTACGACAGCGCTAAACCAGACCAGACGCTGGAAAACTGA
- a CDS encoding tyrosine-type recombinase/integrase codes for MGKLNPKQVENLTEPGTYEDGDGLRLVVKSTGRKSWLLRFQLAGRRREMGLGSFPEVGLKKARQEASAKRSQLSDGIDPLAARDIERAAQLEAQRTSEAKQLKFETLAKEYCEAHGGAWSEKWRKGWLRKLELYAFDHIGKLSAEKIGTPQVLKVLQPIWAAKTRTADEVRGQIEQVLDAAKARNLREGENPARWRGHLDNLLSRAEKKKARKREHFDALRWQDVPALMAKLSTNTTPASLAAQLLIMTSARAHMVRFARWDEFDLEAGTWSLPDERMKMRVAFVIPLADQVMVLVQSIPRTPESPFLFPGQGKTGVMHANAIRTLLHGMKYDHITRHGFRSSFRDWSGECTNFPREVCEMALAHDERDQTEGAYSRTDFLDKRRALMTGWANYLTSKEPPQAITHEQQAAKV; via the coding sequence ATGGGTAAGCTGAATCCGAAACAAGTCGAAAACCTGACCGAACCTGGCACCTATGAGGATGGTGACGGACTAAGGTTGGTCGTCAAATCTACCGGACGTAAATCCTGGCTACTTCGCTTCCAACTGGCAGGCCGTCGCAGAGAAATGGGCCTGGGTTCATTCCCAGAAGTAGGCCTCAAGAAAGCCAGGCAAGAAGCCAGTGCTAAACGCAGCCAATTGAGCGACGGTATAGATCCTCTAGCTGCTCGCGACATTGAGCGCGCTGCCCAGCTCGAAGCACAACGAACCAGCGAGGCGAAGCAGCTGAAGTTCGAGACGCTCGCGAAAGAATACTGCGAAGCACATGGGGGCGCCTGGTCAGAAAAGTGGCGTAAAGGCTGGCTACGGAAACTGGAGCTGTATGCTTTTGACCACATCGGCAAGTTGTCAGCCGAGAAGATCGGTACTCCACAGGTCCTCAAGGTGTTGCAACCCATCTGGGCCGCCAAAACCAGAACCGCCGACGAAGTACGTGGCCAGATTGAACAAGTTCTGGACGCTGCCAAGGCACGCAACCTGCGAGAGGGTGAGAACCCCGCTCGCTGGCGTGGGCACTTAGACAATCTGTTGAGTCGTGCTGAAAAGAAAAAGGCTCGAAAGCGTGAGCACTTTGATGCTTTGCGGTGGCAGGACGTGCCAGCATTGATGGCCAAACTCAGTACAAACACAACGCCAGCGTCCTTGGCAGCCCAACTGCTGATCATGACCAGCGCACGCGCCCATATGGTGAGGTTCGCGCGCTGGGATGAGTTTGACCTGGAAGCTGGCACTTGGTCTCTGCCAGATGAGCGCATGAAGATGCGAGTGGCCTTTGTAATCCCACTTGCCGATCAAGTCATGGTGCTGGTTCAAAGCATTCCAAGAACACCTGAAAGCCCTTTCCTCTTCCCTGGTCAAGGCAAGACAGGAGTGATGCACGCGAATGCTATACGCACCCTTCTGCATGGCATGAAATATGACCACATCACTCGGCACGGTTTTCGTTCTTCATTTCGAGATTGGTCAGGTGAGTGCACAAATTTTCCTCGCGAAGTCTGCGAGATGGCGCTCGCTCATGACGAGCGCGACCAAACCGAGGGAGCCTACTCTCGCACTGACTTTCTCGACAAGCGACGCGCCCTGATGACCGGATGGGCTAATTACTTGACCTCTAAGGAGCCGCCGCAAGCAATCACTCATGAGCAGCAGGCAGCCAAAGTGTAA